A window of the Streptomyces sp. NBC_00250 genome harbors these coding sequences:
- a CDS encoding nuclear transport factor 2 family protein encodes MTLPVDRLTDPAVRAFVTALNANDQTAFLETLAPGATMSDDGSDRDLGEWTEKEIFASRGHMEIESEKGGGLDLVARFRNDTWGEMKTRWHFVVEGGKISRFETGQA; translated from the coding sequence ATGACCCTTCCCGTTGACCGGCTCACCGACCCGGCCGTGCGTGCGTTCGTCACGGCCCTCAACGCCAATGACCAGACCGCCTTCCTGGAGACCCTGGCTCCAGGAGCGACCATGTCCGACGACGGGTCCGACCGGGACCTGGGCGAATGGACGGAGAAGGAGATCTTCGCCTCGCGCGGGCACATGGAGATCGAGTCCGAGAAGGGCGGCGGTCTCGATCTCGTCGCACGCTTCCGGAACGACACCTGGGGCGAGATGAAGACCCGCTGGCACTTCGTCGTCGAGGGCGGCAAGATCTCCCGCTTCGAGACCGGTCAGGCCTGA